One Bartonella tribocorum CIP 105476 genomic window carries:
- a CDS encoding helix-turn-helix domain-containing protein: protein MQTKNPHFYDISLGKKIRFKRKIMGISQKQLGNHLGVTFQQIQKYEKGLNRVSARCLQEIADRLDVPISFFYADSAQKENSLCYYDDQISSKEEYLLLKNFRILTRKKQKAILQLISDEKNSLLFS, encoded by the coding sequence GTGCAAACTAAAAATCCACATTTTTACGATATTTCTTTGGGCAAGAAAATTCGCTTCAAAAGAAAAATCATGGGGATTTCTCAAAAACAATTGGGAAATCATTTGGGGGTAACATTCCAACAAATACAAAAATATGAAAAAGGTTTAAATCGCGTAAGTGCAAGATGTTTGCAGGAAATTGCTGATAGACTCGATGTTCCCATTTCCTTCTTTTATGCCGATAGCGCACAAAAAGAAAATAGCCTCTGTTATTATGATGACCAAATATCGAGTAAAGAAGAGTATTTACTTTTGAAAAACTTCAGAATCCTTACTCGTAAAAAACAAAAGGCAATCTTGCAATTGATTTCTGATGAAAAAAACAGCCTCTTATTTTCATGA
- a CDS encoding aspartate-semialdehyde dehydrogenase — protein sequence MSFKVAIVGATGNVGREMLTILEERGFPAHEIVPLASRRSLGQEVSYGDKTLKVKALDTYDFSDTDLCLMSAGGSISKEYAPKIAAAGCVVIDNSSTWRYDANVPLIVPEVNAQAVTAFSKRNIIANPNCSTIQLVLALKPLHDAATIKRVVVSTYQSVSGAGKEGMDELFEQSRAVFVADPITSKKFTKRIAFNVIPHIDIFMEDGYTKEEWKMTAETKKILDPKIKLTATAVRVPVFISHAEAVHVEFEKPLSVSEAQELLRDAPGCQLIDKHEDGGYTTPYECTGEDDTFISRVREDITVENGLAFWVVADNLRKGAALNAVQIAELLISLNLIKPKSAN from the coding sequence ATGAGTTTTAAAGTTGCAATTGTCGGCGCAACAGGAAATGTCGGTCGTGAAATGCTCACAATTTTAGAAGAGCGTGGTTTTCCTGCACACGAAATTGTCCCTCTGGCTTCACGACGCTCATTAGGGCAAGAAGTCTCTTATGGGGATAAAACTTTAAAAGTAAAAGCACTGGATACTTATGATTTCTCTGACACAGATTTGTGTCTTATGTCTGCGGGGGGAAGCATTTCCAAAGAATATGCCCCTAAAATCGCTGCTGCCGGCTGTGTCGTTATCGACAATTCCTCCACGTGGCGCTATGATGCCAATGTTCCGTTGATTGTCCCTGAAGTCAATGCACAAGCTGTAACTGCCTTTTCTAAGCGTAATATTATAGCCAATCCCAATTGTTCAACCATTCAACTGGTCTTAGCTTTAAAACCTCTCCATGATGCTGCCACCATTAAACGGGTTGTTGTCTCTACATATCAATCGGTTTCTGGAGCTGGTAAAGAGGGAATGGACGAACTGTTCGAACAATCACGCGCAGTGTTTGTTGCAGATCCAATTACATCAAAAAAATTCACAAAGCGCATTGCCTTTAATGTCATTCCCCATATCGATATTTTCATGGAAGATGGTTATACAAAAGAAGAATGGAAAATGACGGCTGAAACGAAAAAAATTCTTGATCCCAAAATTAAATTAACAGCTACTGCGGTTCGGGTTCCTGTCTTTATCAGTCATGCAGAAGCGGTCCATGTTGAATTTGAAAAACCACTCAGCGTATCTGAAGCACAAGAGCTTCTCCGCGATGCCCCCGGTTGTCAGCTTATCGATAAACACGAAGATGGTGGCTATACCACACCTTATGAATGTACGGGAGAAGATGACACCTTTATTAGCCGCGTTCGTGAAGATATCACCGTTGAAAATGGTTTAGCTTTCTGGGTTGTCGCTGATAATTTAAGAAAAGGAGCCGCATTAAATGCCGTTCAAATTGCTGAATTGCTCATTTCTCTTAATTTGATAAAGCCTAAATCGGCAAATTAA
- a CDS encoding SH3 domain-containing protein, with the protein MLRKRFLSTMMTLWALGASGVAMTAFHAQAGTIAGTVARVASGQVSLRTGPATAYKVIAMVPMGAKVQIYGCLSNKTWCSLGYSGKIGWASARYVNVNNVPTVAFKKMPVNSLKKMSAKSNAIIKSPKEIKSPKEKVKQAVSDFKALPVMQKTRKNMQKLYRTDVIIDATGVKKRDERTILNPSPKAQGVSVKHVNAYNPFFPDKVNDKNFERNETRYRVVTYPAR; encoded by the coding sequence ATGTTAAGAAAGAGATTTTTATCAACAATGATGACTTTATGGGCTTTAGGAGCGTCAGGGGTGGCAATGACTGCTTTTCATGCACAAGCTGGAACCATTGCTGGAACAGTTGCCCGTGTTGCATCAGGTCAGGTGTCTTTACGCACAGGCCCTGCGACAGCTTATAAAGTGATCGCAATGGTTCCAATGGGAGCAAAAGTACAAATTTATGGCTGTCTATCCAATAAAACTTGGTGTTCGCTTGGTTATAGTGGAAAAATTGGCTGGGCATCTGCACGTTATGTCAATGTCAACAATGTTCCCACCGTTGCTTTTAAAAAGATGCCCGTAAATTCTTTGAAGAAGATGTCTGCAAAATCAAACGCCATTATAAAATCGCCAAAAGAAATAAAATCGCCAAAAGAAAAAGTAAAACAGGCTGTTTCTGACTTTAAGGCGCTTCCGGTGATGCAAAAAACACGCAAAAACATGCAAAAACTGTACAGAACCGATGTGATTATCGATGCCACAGGTGTCAAAAAAAGGGATGAACGGACAATTTTAAATCCATCTCCAAAAGCACAAGGCGTTTCTGTAAAGCACGTCAATGCTTATAATCCCTTCTTTCCGGATAAGGTTAATGACAAAAATTTTGAACGCAATGAAACGCGTTACCGCGTTGTGACCTATCCTGCTCGATAA
- a CDS encoding MetQ/NlpA family ABC transporter substrate-binding protein encodes MTLNFFSRSRLRGLFLSLLALFLSTAFSMAADKTKIKLGIMEGRDAIIWKVAAEQAKKNGLDIELVYFSDYALPNDAVNAGEIDANAFQHAPYLNEQMKQRGYKLSIVGYTFIAPIGIYSHKIKDLKDLHDGAHVGIPNDPSNGGRALLLLNSLGLIKLKDPHNILASPLDIIENPKNLQIRELDAGMLGRAIDDFDIAIVNTNWAIVSGLNFEKDVVAWESAKNNPYDNIIVVRTSEKDKPWVKKLVAAYNNELIRAKIKEVFGTTAQTSW; translated from the coding sequence ATGACATTAAATTTTTTTTCTCGTAGTCGTCTTAGAGGATTATTTCTCTCTCTCTTGGCACTTTTTTTGTCTACTGCTTTTTCCATGGCTGCAGACAAAACAAAAATCAAACTCGGTATTATGGAGGGACGGGATGCGATTATCTGGAAAGTTGCTGCTGAACAAGCTAAAAAAAATGGTTTAGATATTGAACTTGTTTATTTTTCTGATTACGCTTTGCCCAACGACGCAGTTAACGCAGGAGAGATCGATGCCAATGCTTTTCAGCACGCCCCTTATCTTAATGAACAAATGAAACAACGTGGCTATAAACTTTCAATTGTCGGCTATACATTTATTGCTCCAATCGGTATTTATTCACACAAAATCAAAGACTTAAAAGATCTGCATGATGGTGCACATGTTGGTATTCCTAATGACCCATCAAATGGTGGGAGAGCCTTACTTCTTCTCAATTCTTTAGGTCTCATTAAATTAAAAGATCCTCATAATATTCTCGCATCTCCCCTTGATATTATTGAAAATCCTAAAAACCTGCAAATTCGTGAACTCGATGCCGGTATGTTAGGCCGTGCAATTGACGATTTTGATATTGCAATTGTAAACACAAACTGGGCTATTGTTTCTGGATTAAACTTCGAAAAAGATGTAGTTGCATGGGAGAGCGCAAAAAATAATCCTTATGATAATATCATCGTTGTACGCACGAGCGAAAAAGATAAACCATGGGTAAAAAAATTAGTTGCCGCTTACAACAATGAACTTATCCGTGCAAAAATCAAAGAGGTTTTTGGTACAACAGCCCAAACATCTTGGTAA
- a CDS encoding methionine ABC transporter ATP-binding protein: MEKPTLISLKNISRCFNKTAGVPVINNLSLNIHAGEILGIIGRSGAGKSTLIRCLNGLEKIDAGSIFFEGVDISNLSEIEWAPYRQRIGMIFQHFNLLSSQNILDNIALPLKLSGVSKKQRHKRALELIELVGLYGKEYCYPAQLSGGQKQRVGIARALAANPKILLSDEATSALDPETTQSILELLANINKHLNLTIVLITHEMEVVRTIAHRVVVLNQGQIVEEGRVKDIFTSPQDDTTIAMLKLVTPQLPEKFAKNLKPIGREAVIEINIAGEIAQQPFLHLLENESGLKARILHGGIDTVQDETIGRLFLALPGEDKEALDKAVQWLTKKGRYCEVLGYV, from the coding sequence ATGGAAAAACCTACTCTTATCTCCTTAAAAAACATCAGCCGTTGTTTTAACAAAACGGCTGGTGTTCCGGTGATTAATAATCTCTCTTTAAATATCCATGCTGGTGAAATCCTTGGCATTATCGGGCGCAGTGGAGCAGGAAAATCAACACTTATTCGCTGTTTAAATGGGTTAGAGAAAATTGATGCAGGGTCAATTTTTTTTGAAGGTGTTGATATTTCAAATCTATCAGAGATAGAATGGGCGCCTTATCGACAACGGATTGGAATGATTTTTCAACATTTCAATCTTCTCTCATCACAAAATATTCTTGATAACATTGCATTGCCCCTTAAATTAAGTGGTGTCAGTAAAAAACAACGCCACAAACGCGCCCTTGAACTGATTGAATTGGTTGGGTTATATGGGAAAGAATATTGTTATCCGGCACAATTATCCGGAGGGCAAAAACAAAGGGTTGGCATTGCCCGTGCTCTAGCCGCTAATCCTAAAATATTGTTATCCGATGAAGCAACTTCTGCTCTTGATCCTGAAACAACACAATCTATTCTAGAGCTCCTTGCGAATATTAACAAACACCTCAATCTCACGATTGTGCTCATTACCCATGAAATGGAAGTTGTACGCACCATAGCGCATCGCGTCGTTGTTCTTAATCAAGGACAGATTGTAGAAGAAGGACGTGTGAAAGACATTTTTACATCACCGCAAGATGATACAACTATCGCCATGCTCAAGCTTGTCACGCCACAACTTCCTGAAAAATTTGCAAAAAATCTCAAACCAATCGGGCGAGAAGCTGTCATTGAAATCAATATCGCTGGTGAAATTGCCCAGCAACCTTTTCTTCATCTGCTAGAAAATGAGAGTGGTTTAAAAGCACGTATTTTGCATGGTGGTATTGATACCGTTCAAGATGAAACCATTGGGCGACTCTTCTTGGCTCTTCCTGGAGAAGATAAAGAAGCTTTAGACAAAGCTGTTCAATGGTTAACGAAAAAAGGACGATATTGTGAGGTACTAGGTTATGTTTAA
- a CDS encoding methionine ABC transporter permease has translation MFNVLTHELPQAVIDTILMALSASFMAFIIGLPLGLLLHTTARGGIFASSLINRPLSMIIDSIRAIPFIILAFYLLPVTRIVVGKGIGMPAVIFILTISAIPFYARMAELSFKTVENGLIEAIRSMGASRLQIIRHVLIPEALPSLITGFTVMVISLIGATSLAGYLGGGGLGDMAIRYGYQRYNTFIMTVVIILLIVLNITTQWISDKIVQKLDKTKH, from the coding sequence ATGTTTAATGTTCTCACGCATGAACTTCCCCAAGCTGTTATTGATACAATATTGATGGCACTTAGTGCATCTTTTATGGCATTTATTATAGGGCTTCCCCTTGGTCTTCTTCTTCATACAACAGCACGTGGAGGGATTTTTGCCTCATCTCTCATCAATCGCCCTTTAAGCATGATCATTGACAGTATTCGTGCTATTCCCTTTATTATTCTTGCATTTTATCTTCTTCCCGTTACGCGTATCGTTGTAGGAAAAGGAATAGGAATGCCTGCTGTAATTTTTATACTGACCATTTCAGCCATTCCTTTTTATGCACGCATGGCCGAACTCTCTTTTAAAACCGTTGAAAACGGCCTCATTGAAGCTATCCGCTCTATGGGTGCAAGCCGTCTTCAAATTATCAGACATGTTCTTATTCCTGAAGCTCTCCCTAGCCTAATTACAGGTTTTACAGTCATGGTCATTTCTCTCATAGGCGCCACCTCACTTGCCGGATATCTTGGTGGAGGCGGTTTAGGAGACATGGCAATCCGCTATGGCTATCAACGTTATAATACCTTCATCATGACCGTCGTCATTATCCTTTTGATTGTGCTCAATATTACAACCCAATGGATTTCCGATAAAATCGTACAAAAACTTGATAAAACAAAGCACTAA
- a CDS encoding MaoC family dehydratase → MQQKIAVQDVATFIGKEIGLSEWRLVTQDMINQFAGATDDHQWIHVDEEKAKKTPFRGTIAHGFLTLSLLSTLAYEALPELEGAAMGINYGFDKVRFMSPVKTGARVRARFLLDDAEIRPSGRVVFHYGVTVEVEKLKKPALTAQWLIVAVLGEKFSNL, encoded by the coding sequence ATGCAGCAAAAAATCGCAGTACAAGATGTTGCTACTTTTATTGGAAAAGAAATAGGATTATCGGAGTGGCGTCTTGTTACACAGGATATGATTAATCAATTTGCAGGCGCTACGGATGATCATCAATGGATACACGTTGATGAGGAAAAAGCCAAAAAGACACCTTTTAGGGGAACGATTGCTCATGGCTTTTTAACATTATCGCTTTTGTCTACACTTGCTTATGAAGCTCTTCCAGAGTTAGAAGGAGCTGCAATGGGAATTAATTATGGTTTCGATAAAGTACGTTTTATGAGTCCTGTGAAAACGGGAGCTCGGGTGCGTGCGCGTTTTTTGTTAGATGATGCCGAAATTCGCCCTTCTGGTCGCGTGGTTTTCCATTATGGGGTGACAGTGGAGGTAGAAAAATTAAAAAAACCAGCCCTTACGGCTCAATGGCTTATTGTTGCTGTGCTGGGCGAAAAATTTTCCAACCTTTAA
- a CDS encoding NAD(P)H-dependent oxidoreductase → MASNVNLTGLAHDLKQRAENHPPIRIGLIGCGEMGTDLLSSIAHMEGITVAAVATRTPSRIFDAATLAYGEEGHVCEVENAHALTQSIEKGLIAATDDIDLVLRHEQIDIIVDATGYPEAGAEIGFKALENNKHLVMMNVEADVTIGAYLKHEAEKRGLIYTLGAGDEPTSCMELIEFVSALGHKIVAAGKGKNNPLLFDATPDAYEEEALRRNMNVRMLVEFIDGSKTMVEMAAIANATGLLPDCPGMHGPQAALQDLNKVLIPKQDGGILQQYGVVDYSIGQGVSPGVFVIAEIAHPRLRERMEDLKIGQGPYFTFHRPYHLTAMEVPLTCARVMLYGKKDMVPLSHPVVEVCAVAKKDLHPGDQLDFIGLYSYRAWIMNIAEARAHHAIPCGLLEKATVTAAIKKNELITVHNTAIREDQWIARLRAKQDLLLHCPSLG, encoded by the coding sequence ATGGCAAGCAATGTGAACCTAACAGGTTTAGCGCATGATTTGAAGCAACGTGCAGAAAACCATCCCCCCATTCGTATTGGACTGATTGGTTGTGGTGAAATGGGCACAGATTTATTATCAAGTATTGCGCATATGGAGGGGATAACAGTCGCCGCCGTCGCCACGAGAACACCGTCACGTATTTTTGATGCTGCAACACTTGCCTATGGCGAAGAAGGACATGTCTGTGAAGTTGAAAATGCGCATGCCCTCACACAAAGCATTGAAAAAGGTTTGATTGCAGCAACAGACGATATTGACCTTGTTTTGCGCCATGAACAAATTGATATTATCGTTGATGCAACTGGTTATCCTGAAGCAGGAGCAGAAATTGGCTTTAAAGCGCTTGAAAACAACAAACATCTTGTCATGATGAATGTTGAAGCCGATGTTACGATTGGCGCGTATCTGAAACATGAAGCAGAAAAAAGAGGCCTTATTTATACCCTTGGTGCTGGTGATGAACCGACTTCCTGCATGGAACTCATCGAATTTGTTTCAGCTCTTGGGCATAAAATTGTTGCAGCGGGGAAGGGAAAAAATAATCCTCTCCTCTTTGATGCCACACCCGATGCTTACGAAGAAGAAGCACTCCGCCGTAATATGAATGTGCGCATGTTGGTTGAATTTATTGATGGTTCCAAAACAATGGTTGAAATGGCAGCAATTGCCAATGCCACTGGACTTCTCCCCGATTGCCCAGGAATGCACGGCCCCCAAGCAGCACTGCAAGATTTAAACAAAGTCCTTATCCCAAAACAAGATGGAGGCATCTTGCAACAATATGGTGTGGTGGATTATTCAATAGGTCAAGGTGTTTCCCCAGGGGTCTTTGTCATTGCAGAAATAGCACACCCACGTTTACGCGAGCGTATGGAAGATTTAAAAATTGGTCAGGGACCTTATTTCACCTTTCACCGCCCCTATCATTTAACAGCCATGGAAGTTCCCCTCACCTGCGCACGCGTTATGCTGTATGGCAAAAAAGATATGGTTCCCCTTAGCCATCCCGTAGTAGAAGTCTGTGCTGTTGCTAAAAAAGATTTACACCCAGGTGATCAGTTAGACTTCATCGGTCTTTATAGTTATCGCGCTTGGATCATGAATATTGCAGAAGCACGCGCTCACCACGCCATTCCTTGTGGTCTTTTAGAAAAAGCAACAGTAACAGCTGCAATTAAAAAAAATGAACTCATTACAGTGCATAATACGGCTATTCGTGAAGATCAATGGATTGCGCGTCTTCGTGCCAAACAAGACCTTTTACTTCATTGCCCTTCTCTCGGCTGA
- a CDS encoding creatininase family protein translates to MVSNTPFLALLPLGAHEYHGEHLPFETDWIIAEAFSKALILQTKEQFHIALLPVEKIGYSVEHMDVIGTQTLTFSDAIKRWIKIGENCYHKGIKRLLLLNAHGGNSPLMNIVITELRRRLSMLAVATSWSRFGLPQGLIEPAQQHLDIHGGFIETSLMLYLAPEKVHMEKAANFHNKQADMIANYRYLRAYGPHAFGWTMRDLNTHGAAGNASKATPQAGEAIFSHVLSQLRDLLDDINRFNINTWR, encoded by the coding sequence ATGGTATCTAACACGCCTTTTCTCGCTCTTTTACCTTTGGGAGCGCACGAATATCACGGAGAGCACCTTCCCTTTGAAACCGACTGGATTATTGCTGAAGCTTTTTCAAAAGCCCTCATTTTACAAACAAAAGAACAATTTCATATCGCCCTTTTACCGGTTGAAAAAATTGGCTATTCTGTAGAACATATGGATGTTATAGGCACACAAACTCTTACCTTTTCTGATGCGATTAAGCGCTGGATAAAGATTGGTGAAAACTGCTATCACAAAGGGATCAAACGTCTTCTTCTTCTCAATGCTCACGGAGGCAATTCACCTTTAATGAACATTGTTATCACCGAATTGAGAAGGCGCCTTTCCATGCTCGCTGTCGCAACAAGCTGGAGCCGTTTTGGTTTGCCACAAGGTCTGATAGAGCCTGCTCAACAGCATCTTGATATCCATGGAGGTTTTATTGAAACCTCTCTCATGCTCTATTTAGCGCCAGAAAAAGTCCATATGGAAAAGGCAGCAAACTTTCATAATAAACAAGCCGATATGATTGCCAATTATCGCTATTTACGCGCTTATGGTCCCCATGCCTTTGGCTGGACAATGCGAGATCTCAACACGCACGGTGCAGCAGGAAATGCAAGCAAAGCAACACCACAAGCCGGTGAAGCAATCTTTTCTCATGTTCTGTCTCAGCTTCGTGATTTACTTGATGATATCAATCGATTTAACATAAACACATGGCGATAA
- a CDS encoding CobW family GTP-binding protein, with the protein METTPPQKLPVTVLTGYLGAGKTTLLNRILSENHGKRYAVIVNEFGEIGIDNDLIIESDEEIYEMNNGCVCCTVRGDLIRILESLMQRSHRFDAIIIETTGLADPIPVAQTFFMDDTVHEKTALDSVIAVVDAKHFPSQLKKSREVEEQIAFADIILLNKIDLVTAQERAHAESLILAINPRAILYTTQRTNIPLDKLLNCGFFDLQRALDHEPHFLDHEHTDQHGDHVCDPDCHHDHHHHTSSIHDITVTSISLKTGALQPEKFFPWIQQVTQQQGPDILRLKGIIAFQGDDDRYVIQGIHMFLEGQHQRPWREDEKRESRLVFIGRCLDAEKLKTGFENCA; encoded by the coding sequence ATGGAAACGACACCTCCCCAAAAACTTCCTGTTACAGTTCTCACGGGCTATCTTGGTGCAGGGAAAACCACCCTTCTCAACCGCATTCTCAGTGAAAATCATGGTAAACGTTATGCCGTCATTGTCAATGAATTTGGTGAAATTGGAATTGATAATGACCTGATCATTGAATCCGATGAAGAAATTTATGAAATGAATAACGGCTGTGTTTGCTGCACCGTGCGCGGTGATCTCATTCGCATTCTGGAAAGTCTGATGCAACGCTCCCATCGATTTGATGCAATTATTATAGAAACAACAGGGCTTGCTGACCCCATTCCTGTTGCACAAACCTTTTTCATGGATGATACTGTCCATGAAAAAACAGCTCTCGACAGTGTCATAGCGGTCGTTGATGCAAAACATTTTCCCTCTCAACTGAAAAAAAGTCGTGAAGTTGAAGAGCAAATTGCTTTCGCAGACATTATTCTTTTAAATAAGATTGATCTCGTCACAGCACAAGAACGTGCCCATGCTGAATCTCTTATTCTTGCCATTAATCCTCGCGCCATACTCTATACAACACAGCGCACCAATATTCCTCTTGATAAACTCCTCAATTGTGGTTTCTTTGATCTCCAACGCGCTTTAGACCATGAGCCTCATTTTCTTGATCACGAGCATACAGATCAACATGGAGATCATGTGTGTGATCCCGATTGCCATCATGACCATCATCATCACACATCGAGCATTCATGATATTACCGTCACTTCTATAAGTTTAAAAACAGGAGCCCTGCAACCAGAAAAGTTTTTCCCTTGGATCCAACAGGTTACGCAGCAACAAGGACCAGATATCTTGCGTCTTAAAGGCATTATTGCCTTTCAAGGAGATGATGATCGTTATGTCATTCAAGGCATTCATATGTTTCTTGAGGGACAACATCAACGCCCATGGCGTGAAGATGAAAAACGAGAAAGCCGCCTTGTTTTTATCGGACGCTGTCTTGATGCTGAAAAGTTAAAAACTGGTTTTGAAAATTGCGCATAA
- a CDS encoding WD40 repeat domain-containing protein, which translates to MPNIIHYDLQSYCLSCGFIGNKPAFVSVEGLIVFLTPTPQTFEVHKGIISSHFSHDNTAIITGGEDGKVCQTRADGHTELLSQKERKWINNVAFGPQKAFAFSASRLTFVHVGKERQEFTYERSIEGLAFAPKGLRLAVAHYNGVTLHWLSTQTSPTTLVWKGAHCGVTFSPDNRYVISTMQENALHGWRLTDHQHLRMSGYPSKVKSWSWSAKGKWLATSGASAAIVWPFHTKDGPMGKTPLELGTRANALVSTVSCHPSKEIVAIGFNDGMILAAHFRDGKEVILKGYGKSAISALSWDQTGQNLTFGSENGECGVINITD; encoded by the coding sequence ATGCCAAACATTATCCATTATGATCTCCAAAGTTACTGCCTTTCCTGTGGTTTTATAGGCAACAAACCAGCCTTTGTTTCCGTAGAAGGTTTGATTGTTTTTTTAACCCCAACCCCACAAACCTTTGAAGTTCACAAAGGAATAATTTCAAGTCATTTTTCCCATGACAATACCGCGATCATCACAGGAGGAGAAGATGGAAAAGTCTGTCAAACAAGAGCTGATGGTCACACAGAACTTCTCAGTCAAAAAGAACGCAAATGGATAAATAACGTTGCTTTTGGTCCCCAAAAAGCTTTTGCCTTTTCCGCCTCACGTCTCACATTTGTACATGTTGGAAAAGAACGACAAGAGTTTACGTATGAGCGCAGTATAGAAGGATTGGCTTTTGCCCCAAAAGGTTTACGACTTGCGGTTGCCCATTACAATGGCGTTACGCTTCATTGGCTCTCAACGCAAACATCTCCCACCACATTGGTATGGAAAGGCGCTCATTGTGGCGTCACCTTTTCACCAGACAACCGCTATGTCATTTCCACGATGCAAGAAAACGCCTTGCACGGCTGGCGTCTTACCGATCATCAACATTTACGCATGAGTGGTTACCCAAGCAAAGTCAAAAGTTGGTCTTGGAGTGCAAAAGGAAAATGGCTCGCAACATCAGGTGCTTCTGCAGCAATTGTTTGGCCCTTTCATACAAAAGACGGCCCCATGGGAAAAACACCCTTAGAACTTGGAACACGAGCAAATGCACTTGTTAGCACCGTTTCATGCCATCCAAGCAAAGAAATTGTAGCGATAGGCTTCAATGATGGAATGATTTTAGCGGCACATTTTCGTGATGGAAAAGAAGTCATTCTAAAAGGTTATGGGAAAAGCGCTATCTCAGCACTCAGCTGGGATCAAACAGGGCAAAACCTCACCTTCGGCAGCGAAAATGGTGAATGTGGTGTGATCAATATCACTGATTAA